In Hymenobacter gelipurpurascens, one DNA window encodes the following:
- a CDS encoding pseudouridine synthase, with amino-acid sequence MRYILVNKPYEVLTQFTDEQGRATLKDFVDIPNIYPVGRLDYDSEGLVLLTDDKQLQHRLSEPRFKVTKTYWVQVEGVPTEEALENLRRGVDLKTGYTSPAEAKLLTEEPTLWERSKPVRFRASIPTSWIEIRISQGMNRQVRKMTAAVGFPTLRLVRVRIANLKVEALQPGQWRELKESEVKVLTDDMAAQTAAAGTFKTPAKGSEYWPGGVRPASAKPGQNSAGGHKRGGFGGTKTGGPKAGSAAGSRGPNRGGTTFSAKPTGGKAAGGKATPGKTGSKPGPKSAGRGGAGRKPGPAGADRSSRG; translated from the coding sequence ATGCGCTACATTCTCGTCAACAAACCGTACGAAGTTCTCACCCAATTCACCGACGAGCAAGGCCGTGCGACACTCAAGGACTTCGTGGATATTCCGAACATCTACCCCGTAGGCCGCCTCGACTACGACTCCGAAGGCCTTGTGCTGCTCACCGACGACAAGCAGCTGCAGCACCGCCTCTCGGAGCCCCGTTTCAAAGTAACGAAAACCTATTGGGTGCAGGTAGAAGGCGTGCCCACCGAAGAAGCTCTGGAAAACCTGCGCCGCGGTGTGGACCTGAAAACGGGCTACACCTCGCCCGCCGAGGCGAAACTACTGACGGAAGAGCCCACCTTATGGGAACGCAGCAAGCCGGTGCGCTTCCGGGCCAGCATCCCGACCAGCTGGATTGAAATCCGGATTTCACAGGGCATGAACAGGCAGGTGCGCAAAATGACGGCCGCTGTGGGCTTCCCCACGTTGCGCCTGGTGCGCGTGCGCATTGCCAACCTCAAAGTAGAAGCGCTCCAGCCCGGCCAATGGCGCGAGTTGAAGGAAAGCGAGGTAAAAGTTCTCACCGACGATATGGCTGCCCAAACGGCCGCCGCGGGCACGTTCAAGACCCCAGCCAAAGGCTCCGAGTACTGGCCCGGCGGTGTTCGTCCGGCCTCGGCTAAACCCGGCCAGAATAGCGCGGGCGGCCACAAGCGCGGCGGTTTCGGTGGCACCAAAACGGGCGGCCCCAAAGCCGGCAGCGCCGCGGGCAGCCGTGGTCCCAACCGTGGCGGCACCACCTTCAGCGCCAAGCCTACGGGCGGGAAAGCAGCGGGCGGCAAAGCCACGCCCGGTAAAACCGGCAGCAAGCCCGGCCCCAAGTCGGCGGGACGTGGAGGCGCGGGCCGCAAGCCCGGCCCGGCCGGTGCCGACCGTAGCAGTCGCGGCTAA
- a CDS encoding RrF2 family transcriptional regulator has translation MFSKACEYGIRAAIYIGQQSKDFGRRVGLKDIAAEIDSPEAFTAKVLQQLVREQLVTSVKGPTGGFELTAEQLRTVTLKQIVLAIDGPDMLQGCALGLRQCSAKQPCPMHYQFLPIRDQLNELLRTHTVGELAGKMHEGLSFLKQ, from the coding sequence ATGTTTTCCAAGGCGTGTGAATACGGCATTAGGGCAGCGATTTACATCGGGCAGCAGTCGAAAGACTTTGGGCGCCGTGTGGGTCTGAAGGATATTGCCGCCGAAATCGACTCGCCGGAAGCCTTCACGGCCAAAGTACTGCAGCAACTGGTGCGTGAGCAGCTTGTCACGTCGGTGAAGGGCCCCACCGGCGGCTTCGAACTGACTGCTGAGCAGTTGCGCACTGTCACGCTCAAGCAAATTGTACTTGCCATCGACGGCCCTGACATGCTGCAGGGGTGCGCGCTAGGCCTGCGCCAGTGCTCGGCCAAGCAGCCCTGCCCCATGCACTACCAGTTTCTCCCCATTCGCGACCAGCTGAACGAGCTGCTGCGCACTCACACCGTGGGGGAGCTGGCGGGCAAAATGCACGAGGGCCTTAGCTTTTTGAAACAGTAG
- the fabG gene encoding 3-oxoacyl-[acyl-carrier-protein] reductase, whose translation MTKLLDGKVALITGASKGIGRAIAVYFAQQGAQVAFTYLSSVEKGQQLEQELAAHGSKVKGFRSDASIYAEAEKLVEDVVTEFGKLDILVNNAGITQDGLLMRMSEQQWDQVIAVNLKSVFNLTKAATKPMMRAKAGSIINMTSVVGIKGNAGQANYAASKAGIIGFTKSVALELGSRNIRCNAIAPGFIETEMTDALDPKQVDEWRKVIPLRRGGTPDDVAKATAFLASDDSSYISGQVLQVDGGMLT comes from the coding sequence ATGACAAAACTGCTCGACGGAAAAGTGGCCCTGATTACGGGTGCTTCCAAAGGAATCGGCCGCGCTATAGCGGTGTATTTCGCCCAACAGGGCGCTCAGGTGGCCTTCACCTACCTCTCCAGCGTAGAAAAAGGCCAGCAGCTGGAGCAAGAGCTGGCTGCGCACGGCTCGAAAGTAAAAGGCTTCCGCTCCGACGCTTCCATCTACGCTGAAGCTGAAAAGCTAGTGGAAGATGTGGTAACCGAGTTCGGCAAGCTGGATATACTGGTGAACAACGCCGGCATCACGCAAGATGGCCTACTCATGCGCATGAGTGAACAGCAGTGGGACCAGGTAATTGCCGTGAACCTGAAATCCGTTTTCAACCTGACCAAAGCCGCCACCAAACCTATGATGCGCGCCAAAGCCGGCAGCATCATCAACATGACCTCGGTGGTCGGCATTAAAGGCAACGCGGGCCAAGCGAACTACGCGGCTTCCAAAGCCGGTATCATCGGCTTCACGAAGTCGGTGGCGCTGGAGCTGGGCTCGCGCAACATCCGTTGCAACGCAATTGCTCCCGGCTTCATCGAGACGGAAATGACCGACGCCCTCGACCCCAAGCAGGTAGATGAGTGGCGCAAAGTCATTCCGCTGCGCCGTGGCGGCACCCCCGACGACGTAGCCAAAGCCACTGCCTTCCTCGCCTCCGACGACAGCAGCTACATTAGCGGCCAAGTGCTGCAGGTAGACGGCGGCATGCTGACCTAG
- a CDS encoding NAD(P)/FAD-dependent oxidoreductase, with translation MPEIDICILGAGPGGATAALHLANAGHRCLLLDRATFPRDKVCGDALSGKVINELRRIGETLPEKLAAEPSQLPSWGIDFYAPNGRRLAVPFKPNYNPALDRSAGHISKRIDFDNFLIEEVRRRPEIDFRENVDVARHEQLPDGRWRLLGQSGEELATAKLLLVANGAQSSFARQIGGHELEPAHHCAGLRAYYRGVTGLHPDNFIELHFIKDFLPGYLWVFPLPNGEANVGVGMLTEAVSKKKVKLRERLEEILHTHPALKDRFATAERLGPVRGFGLPLGSKRRPLSGPGYLLLGDAGSLIDPFSGEGISHAMVSGRHAADWAGRALAEQNFTPDFLKGYDGAVYNRLWQELRLSRGMQRLLNYPWLFNFIANRAANNPTLAETISNMFLDLDLRERLRQPSFYVKLLMGK, from the coding sequence ATGCCTGAAATCGATATCTGCATTCTGGGGGCTGGCCCTGGCGGCGCTACGGCGGCGCTACACCTCGCCAACGCCGGACACCGCTGCCTGCTCCTCGACCGTGCCACCTTCCCCCGCGACAAAGTGTGTGGCGACGCACTCAGTGGTAAAGTCATCAATGAGCTGCGCCGGATAGGGGAGACGCTGCCGGAAAAGCTGGCCGCCGAGCCAAGCCAGCTGCCCAGCTGGGGCATCGATTTCTACGCCCCCAATGGCCGCCGCCTGGCAGTGCCCTTTAAGCCCAACTACAACCCGGCCCTCGACCGCTCGGCCGGACACATAAGCAAGCGCATCGACTTTGATAATTTCCTCATCGAAGAAGTACGCCGCCGACCCGAAATCGACTTCCGCGAAAATGTAGATGTAGCCCGCCATGAGCAACTGCCCGATGGACGCTGGCGCCTGCTAGGCCAGTCTGGTGAGGAACTTGCCACGGCCAAGCTGCTGCTGGTAGCCAACGGGGCGCAGTCGAGCTTTGCCCGGCAGATTGGGGGCCACGAGCTGGAACCGGCCCACCATTGCGCGGGCCTGCGCGCCTACTACCGCGGCGTGACTGGCCTACACCCCGACAATTTTATTGAGCTGCACTTTATCAAGGACTTTCTGCCGGGCTACCTCTGGGTGTTCCCGCTGCCCAACGGCGAGGCCAACGTAGGCGTAGGCATGCTCACAGAAGCCGTATCGAAAAAGAAGGTGAAGCTGCGTGAGCGGCTGGAAGAAATACTTCACACACATCCGGCTCTCAAAGACCGTTTTGCCACAGCAGAGCGCCTAGGCCCGGTGCGCGGCTTCGGGTTGCCGCTGGGTTCTAAGCGTAGGCCACTCTCCGGCCCTGGCTACCTGCTACTCGGCGATGCGGGCTCCCTCATCGACCCATTTTCCGGTGAAGGCATCAGCCACGCCATGGTATCGGGGCGCCACGCAGCTGACTGGGCTGGCAGGGCATTGGCTGAGCAGAACTTCACGCCGGATTTCCTCAAAGGCTACGATGGCGCCGTGTACAACCGCTTGTGGCAGGAGCTGCGCCTGAGCCGCGGCATGCAGCGCCTGCTGAATTACCCCTGGCTGTTCAACTTCATTGCCAACCGCGCCGCCAACAACCCCACCCTGGCAGAAACCATCAGCAATATGTTCCTGGACTTGGACCTACGAGAGAGACTCCGCCAGCCCAGCTTCTACGTCAAGCTCCTGATGGGGAAGTAG
- the dnaK gene encoding molecular chaperone DnaK: MGKIIGIDLGTTNSCVAVMEGNEPVVIPNSEGRRTTPSIVAFLDNGKGERKVGDPAKRQAITNPKNTLQSIKRFMGRSFGEVTEESKHVSYELVRGSNNTVAVQIGDRQYTPQEISAMVLQKMKQTAEDYLGQPVTEAVITVPAYFNDAQRQATKEAGAIAGLDVKRIINEPTAAALAYGLDKKHKDQKIAVYDLGGGTFDISILELGDGVFEVLSTNGDTHLGGDDFDQVIINFLAETFASENEGLDLRKDAMALQRLKEAAEKAKVELSSSTETEINLPYVTATASGPKHLVVKLSRAKFEQLADSLVRRSMEPCKKALQDAGLSTSDIDEVILVGGSTRIPRIQEEVEKFFGKKPSKGVNPDEVVAVGAAIQGGVLTGEVKDVLLLDVTPLSLGIETMGGVMTKLIESNTTIPTKKSETFSTASDSQPSVEIHVLQGERPLASQNRTIGRFHLDSIPPAPRGVPQIEVTFDIDANGILHVSAKDKGTGKEQKIRIEASSGLTDADIERMRNEAAANAEADKAETERIGKINAADSMIFQTEKQLKEYGDKLSAGNKTAVENALADLKKAHESKDITAIDSSMEAINAAWQAASQEMYAAGGAEGQPGADGGNPFGGAGQQPGGNGQQGQPHDNVTDVDYEEVGK; encoded by the coding sequence ATGGGCAAAATAATCGGTATTGACCTCGGCACCACCAACTCGTGCGTGGCCGTAATGGAAGGCAACGAGCCGGTGGTGATTCCGAATAGCGAAGGCCGCCGCACGACTCCCTCGATCGTGGCGTTCCTCGATAACGGTAAAGGCGAGCGCAAAGTAGGTGACCCCGCTAAGCGTCAGGCCATTACCAATCCCAAGAACACGCTGCAGTCGATCAAGCGTTTCATGGGCCGCAGCTTCGGTGAAGTAACTGAAGAGTCGAAGCACGTTTCATACGAGCTGGTGCGCGGTTCTAACAACACGGTAGCTGTGCAAATAGGCGACCGGCAGTACACGCCGCAGGAAATTTCAGCGATGGTACTGCAGAAAATGAAGCAGACCGCAGAAGACTACCTGGGCCAGCCCGTAACAGAAGCCGTAATTACGGTTCCCGCGTACTTCAACGACGCTCAGCGTCAGGCTACCAAAGAAGCTGGCGCCATTGCCGGCCTCGATGTAAAGCGCATCATCAACGAGCCTACTGCCGCTGCACTGGCCTACGGTCTCGATAAGAAGCATAAAGACCAGAAGATTGCCGTGTACGACCTTGGTGGTGGTACCTTCGACATCTCGATTCTGGAGCTGGGTGATGGCGTGTTTGAAGTACTGTCTACCAACGGTGACACTCACCTCGGCGGCGACGACTTCGACCAGGTAATTATCAACTTCCTGGCCGAAACCTTCGCCAGCGAAAACGAAGGCCTCGACTTGCGCAAAGATGCTATGGCCCTCCAGCGCCTGAAAGAAGCTGCTGAGAAAGCCAAAGTAGAGCTGTCGTCTTCTACGGAAACAGAAATCAACCTGCCCTACGTAACGGCTACCGCTTCAGGCCCCAAGCACTTGGTGGTGAAGCTGAGCCGCGCGAAATTCGAGCAGCTGGCTGATAGCCTTGTGCGTCGCTCGATGGAGCCCTGCAAAAAAGCACTGCAAGATGCCGGCCTGAGCACTTCGGATATCGACGAAGTAATCCTGGTAGGTGGTTCGACCCGTATCCCCCGCATTCAGGAAGAGGTAGAGAAGTTCTTCGGCAAGAAGCCTTCGAAGGGCGTTAACCCCGATGAAGTAGTAGCCGTGGGCGCTGCCATCCAAGGTGGTGTACTGACCGGTGAAGTGAAGGACGTGCTCCTGCTCGACGTGACCCCGCTTTCGTTGGGTATCGAAACGATGGGCGGCGTAATGACCAAGCTGATCGAGTCGAACACGACCATTCCGACCAAGAAATCCGAGACTTTCTCGACTGCTTCTGACAGCCAGCCTTCGGTGGAGATTCACGTACTGCAGGGCGAGCGTCCGTTGGCTTCGCAGAACCGCACCATCGGCCGCTTCCACCTCGACTCGATTCCGCCAGCACCCCGTGGTGTTCCTCAAATCGAAGTAACCTTTGACATTGACGCCAACGGCATTCTGCACGTTTCGGCCAAAGACAAAGGCACCGGCAAGGAGCAGAAAATCCGCATCGAAGCCTCTTCCGGCCTCACCGATGCTGACATTGAGCGCATGCGCAACGAAGCTGCTGCCAACGCCGAAGCTGACAAAGCTGAGACGGAGCGCATCGGCAAAATCAACGCCGCTGACTCAATGATTTTCCAGACGGAGAAGCAGTTGAAAGAGTACGGTGACAAGCTGAGCGCTGGCAACAAAACGGCTGTTGAAAATGCCCTCGCCGACCTCAAGAAGGCCCACGAGAGCAAAGACATCACGGCTATCGATTCGTCGATGGAGGCTATCAATGCCGCTTGGCAGGCTGCTTCGCAGGAAATGTACGCCGCAGGTGGTGCTGAAGGCCAGCCCGGCGCCGACGGTGGCAACCCCTTCGGTGGGGCCGGCCAGCAGCCCGGTGGCAACGGCCAGCAAGGTCAGCCCCACGACAACGTGACGGACGTAGACTACGAAGAAGTAGGCAAGTAA
- a CDS encoding alpha/beta hydrolase: MPGKLHLKPQRRRQLLLLAALGFFLLNAVAFFHAWRFTHFVASGLHTDNPEQLSGPQKLWVLATGIKNPKPVTTARPPFAYQTICLGSPNGRLETWYSAVPNARGTVALFHGYTSSKSKLLTEAATFRRLGYSVLLTDFAGNGGSEGNVCTVGHHEAEDVAAVVRWLQRRQGQVLIYANSMGAVATLRAEAELGVRPTANLLECPYGSMLETAQSRFRSMHVPSFPMANLLVLWGGLANNFWAFDLDATRYASKIKTPTLLLWGTADPRVTRHETDAIYAALSGPKQRQNFPGSGHEPYWWKHKKLWERTVTGFLGVAQTR, encoded by the coding sequence ATGCCCGGTAAGCTCCACCTGAAACCCCAGCGCCGACGGCAACTCTTGTTGCTGGCGGCGCTGGGGTTTTTCTTGCTCAACGCTGTAGCGTTCTTTCACGCCTGGCGGTTCACGCACTTCGTGGCAAGTGGCCTACACACGGATAACCCCGAGCAGCTCTCGGGGCCTCAAAAGCTGTGGGTTCTGGCAACAGGCATCAAAAACCCGAAGCCGGTTACTACCGCTAGGCCACCTTTTGCTTACCAAACGATTTGTCTGGGCAGCCCCAACGGCCGACTGGAAACCTGGTACAGCGCGGTGCCAAATGCGCGAGGCACGGTGGCACTATTTCATGGCTACACCAGCTCCAAAAGCAAGCTCCTGACCGAAGCCGCCACGTTCCGTCGCCTCGGCTACAGCGTCCTCCTCACCGATTTTGCCGGCAACGGCGGCTCCGAGGGCAACGTCTGTACTGTAGGCCACCATGAGGCCGAAGATGTAGCCGCTGTGGTCCGGTGGCTGCAGCGTAGGCAAGGGCAAGTGTTAATTTATGCCAACTCCATGGGCGCCGTAGCCACGTTGCGGGCCGAGGCCGAGTTGGGCGTGCGCCCCACGGCCAACCTGCTGGAATGTCCCTACGGCTCGATGCTTGAAACTGCCCAAAGCCGCTTCCGCTCCATGCACGTGCCCTCTTTCCCAATGGCGAACCTGCTGGTACTTTGGGGTGGCCTAGCGAATAACTTCTGGGCGTTTGATCTGGATGCCACGCGCTACGCCTCCAAGATCAAGACCCCTACCCTGCTCCTGTGGGGCACCGCCGACCCGCGCGTAACGCGCCACGAAACCGATGCCATTTACGCGGCTCTCAGCGGCCCCAAGCAGCGCCAAAATTTCCCCGGCTCCGGCCACGAGCCGTACTGGTGGAAGCATAAGAAGCTCTGGGAACGGACGGTAACTGGCTTTTTGGGTGTAGCGCAAACTCGGTAG
- a CDS encoding YiiX family permuted papain-like enzyme — MRTYLLPVLLLIVASLVAYPRLHRQLARYQQTQTAQASVARIAPKLHNGDLIFQTSQSAQSKAIQLATHSPYSHCGILFQKNGEWRVFEAVQPVSETSLTAWAARGKDGKVVVKRLRDAKTVLTPATLQRLKAAGEQYRGKNYDLYFGWSDDRIYCSELLWKMYQQATGREIGKLQTLREFDLGHPAVRAKLQERYGKRIPLNEKVISPVQMFESQELVTVQ, encoded by the coding sequence ATGCGTACTTACCTGCTGCCCGTTCTTTTGCTTATCGTCGCTTCCCTAGTGGCCTACCCGCGCCTGCACCGACAGCTTGCGCGCTACCAGCAGACGCAGACCGCACAAGCATCTGTAGCTCGCATTGCGCCAAAACTGCACAACGGCGACCTAATCTTCCAGACGTCGCAATCGGCGCAAAGCAAAGCGATACAGCTGGCCACGCACTCGCCGTACAGCCACTGTGGCATTCTGTTCCAGAAGAATGGCGAGTGGCGCGTTTTTGAAGCAGTGCAGCCCGTGAGCGAAACCTCCTTGACTGCCTGGGCAGCGCGCGGTAAGGATGGCAAAGTGGTGGTAAAGCGCCTGCGCGATGCCAAAACTGTACTGACACCCGCGACCCTGCAGCGCCTGAAAGCCGCCGGCGAGCAGTACCGTGGTAAGAATTATGACCTATACTTTGGCTGGTCCGATGACCGGATCTACTGCTCGGAGCTGCTCTGGAAGATGTACCAGCAAGCCACCGGCCGCGAAATCGGGAAGCTCCAGACGCTGCGGGAGTTTGATCTAGGCCACCCTGCGGTGCGGGCCAAACTGCAGGAGCGCTACGGCAAACGCATTCCACTGAATGAAAAGGTTATTTCGCCTGTGCAGATGTTTGAAAGCCAGGAACTGGTCACAGTGCAGTAA
- a CDS encoding VWA domain-containing protein, whose protein sequence is MLLSASPWFILLCLAVGAGYAALLYSAKAPWSRAVNYALAFVRFAVVSFLCFLLLSPFIRTTTTTTEAPTVVLAVDNSQSVGLFTPPTVLSQTTQGLQKLAEALRGKGFRVETRVLDAARPVSPDSVQFKAAATDIDNLLTSVREGYEGRNLAGVVLASDGLVNQGRAPQYTDYNFPIYSLGLGDTIAKKDLSLPLLTYNRVAFSGNQFPLEAEVAYDGFGGQVATVALRENGRVLQTKRVNLPAGQRRIKTTFLITAPAPGKRRYEVVINKQAGEFTDLNNAKFAYIEIVKGKLRVLLAGAAPHPDLKALRAAIIENDNFDLTTYLPGIAPLKGQDYDVAILHQLPSQGGLGQEVLNLVRTRRMPALYILGAQSDFGAYNALSTGLTVQPRGQQTDDVTPTPNPTFSRFTFEEDALRRFTAYPPAPVPFGEVRLGGGAEAALWQQVGRVKTRKPLLVFGGTPAQRQATLLTDGSWQWRLQEAVEHDDRPEAYDRLIIRTLQLLTQNANKKRLDVYPTQDAFSSQDDVTFGAETYNAIFERIYSQQITLTLTDEQQKNRTFTFTNTEDGAPLHLGQLPGGLYRYLARATLSGQAQQDRGEVLVQDQQLEALQSRADHNLLYQLARRSGQRLYYPSQFEQLTQDIQKANYKPIIYEQEDLKDLINLKWLFFILLGLLTFEWATRKYSGGL, encoded by the coding sequence TTGTTACTATCTGCTTCTCCCTGGTTTATCCTGTTGTGCCTGGCCGTGGGCGCGGGCTATGCAGCCCTACTTTACTCGGCGAAGGCGCCCTGGAGCCGGGCCGTTAATTATGCGCTGGCGTTTGTCCGGTTTGCCGTAGTGAGCTTCCTATGCTTCCTGCTGCTCTCGCCTTTTATCCGGACGACCACTACCACCACCGAAGCGCCTACGGTGGTGCTGGCCGTTGATAACTCGCAGTCCGTAGGCCTGTTTACACCGCCGACGGTGCTCAGCCAAACGACCCAGGGCCTGCAGAAGCTCGCCGAAGCCTTGCGTGGCAAGGGCTTTCGGGTGGAAACCCGTGTGCTGGATGCTGCTAGGCCAGTCAGCCCCGATTCGGTGCAGTTCAAAGCAGCCGCTACGGATATCGATAATCTGCTCACGTCCGTGCGGGAGGGCTACGAGGGCCGTAACCTGGCCGGCGTGGTGCTGGCCTCCGATGGCCTCGTGAACCAAGGCCGTGCCCCCCAATACACCGACTACAACTTCCCGATTTACAGCCTGGGCCTCGGCGACACCATCGCCAAAAAGGACCTCAGCCTGCCGTTGCTTACCTACAACCGCGTGGCCTTCAGCGGCAATCAGTTCCCGCTAGAGGCCGAAGTAGCCTACGATGGATTTGGCGGCCAAGTAGCTACCGTGGCGCTGCGCGAAAACGGCCGCGTGCTGCAAACCAAGCGCGTGAACCTGCCGGCCGGGCAGCGGCGCATTAAAACCACTTTCCTCATCACGGCCCCTGCGCCCGGTAAGCGTCGCTACGAAGTGGTCATCAATAAGCAAGCCGGCGAGTTCACGGACCTCAACAACGCCAAATTTGCCTACATCGAGATTGTGAAGGGCAAGCTGCGGGTGCTGCTGGCGGGCGCTGCCCCACACCCCGATTTGAAAGCGTTGCGGGCCGCCATCATTGAAAACGACAACTTCGACCTGACCACCTACCTGCCCGGCATTGCGCCGCTGAAAGGCCAGGACTATGACGTAGCTATTCTGCATCAGCTGCCTTCCCAAGGTGGCCTAGGCCAGGAGGTACTGAACCTGGTGCGTACGCGCCGAATGCCAGCGCTCTATATCCTGGGGGCACAGTCGGATTTTGGGGCTTACAATGCCCTGAGCACGGGACTCACGGTGCAGCCACGCGGCCAGCAAACCGACGACGTAACGCCAACCCCGAACCCTACTTTTTCGCGCTTTACGTTTGAGGAAGACGCCTTACGCCGCTTTACCGCGTATCCGCCGGCGCCGGTGCCGTTTGGGGAGGTGCGGCTGGGTGGTGGGGCTGAGGCCGCGCTTTGGCAGCAGGTGGGTCGTGTGAAAACCCGCAAGCCTCTGCTGGTTTTCGGTGGCACGCCGGCCCAGCGCCAGGCCACGTTGCTCACCGATGGCAGCTGGCAGTGGCGACTGCAGGAAGCCGTGGAGCACGACGACCGCCCCGAGGCCTACGACCGGCTCATCATCCGGACGCTGCAGCTGCTCACCCAAAACGCCAACAAGAAGCGCCTCGATGTGTATCCGACCCAAGATGCCTTCTCTTCTCAGGATGACGTAACCTTTGGAGCGGAAACCTATAATGCCATTTTTGAGCGCATCTACAGTCAGCAAATCACGCTCACGCTTACTGACGAGCAGCAGAAAAACCGCACGTTCACCTTTACCAACACTGAAGATGGCGCGCCCCTGCACCTAGGCCAGTTGCCGGGCGGGCTGTACCGCTACTTGGCCCGCGCCACTCTCAGCGGCCAGGCCCAGCAAGACCGCGGCGAAGTACTGGTGCAGGATCAGCAGCTGGAGGCACTGCAGTCGCGCGCCGACCATAACCTGCTGTATCAGCTGGCGCGCCGCAGCGGGCAGCGGCTCTATTATCCATCGCAGTTTGAGCAGCTCACGCAGGATATCCAGAAGGCCAACTACAAGCCCATTATTTATGAACAGGAAGATCTGAAGGATCTTATCAACCTCAAATGGCTGTTCTTTATCCTGCTAGGCCTACTGACCTTTGAGTGGGCCACCCGCAAATATTCCGGTGGTTTATAA
- the hmpA gene encoding NO-inducible flavohemoprotein — protein sequence MNSEQKQLVTATVPTLREHGVALTTHFYRRMFEHNPELKNVFNMGNQQNGKQQMALAMAVLAYAEHIDNPSVLTHAVTKIGHKHVSLDIRPEHYAIVGRHLIASIGEVLGEAATPDLLNAWATAYQELADLMSGLESGLYRDAVAQEGGWTGWRPFTVKRKVEESAEITSFYLYPTDGGKVATFLPGQYVSLRLFLPELNLFQPRQYSLSSAPNQEYYRISVKKEAGSQHPDGLISNRLHQHVQEGDLVELASPAGDFTLDTSRQTPVVFVSGGVGQTPLLSMLEHLVETGSNREIVWVHGSRNTKVHAFREPVAKLTAHHSNVQKHIFYDQLEPNLAVVEGHYEGIVDLQKLNGGSLLREADYYVCGPAPFIRKQMKDLAALGVSREAIHFEEFGPATLTA from the coding sequence ATGAATTCTGAGCAAAAGCAACTTGTTACGGCCACGGTGCCGACTCTACGTGAGCATGGTGTGGCCCTGACCACGCATTTCTACCGCCGCATGTTCGAGCACAACCCAGAGTTGAAGAACGTCTTCAACATGGGAAATCAGCAGAACGGCAAGCAGCAAATGGCGCTGGCCATGGCGGTACTGGCCTACGCCGAGCATATCGACAACCCCTCGGTGCTGACGCACGCCGTAACCAAAATCGGCCACAAGCACGTCAGCCTCGACATTCGACCGGAGCACTACGCCATTGTGGGCCGGCACCTGATTGCCTCCATTGGCGAGGTGTTGGGCGAAGCCGCTACTCCTGACCTGCTCAATGCCTGGGCCACGGCTTACCAGGAGCTGGCCGACCTTATGAGTGGCCTAGAGAGTGGCCTATACCGCGATGCCGTGGCGCAGGAAGGCGGCTGGACTGGCTGGCGGCCGTTCACGGTAAAGCGGAAAGTGGAAGAGTCGGCGGAAATCACTTCCTTCTACCTCTACCCTACTGATGGAGGCAAGGTGGCCACGTTCCTGCCGGGCCAGTACGTGAGCCTGCGCCTATTCCTGCCCGAGCTGAACCTGTTTCAGCCGCGCCAGTACAGCCTTTCCAGCGCTCCTAACCAGGAATATTACCGCATTTCGGTGAAGAAGGAAGCTGGCAGCCAGCACCCCGATGGCCTGATCAGCAACCGCCTGCACCAACATGTGCAGGAAGGCGACCTGGTGGAACTGGCCTCGCCAGCCGGCGACTTCACCCTGGATACTAGCCGGCAGACGCCGGTGGTGTTTGTGAGTGGCGGCGTGGGCCAGACGCCCCTGCTGAGCATGCTGGAACACTTGGTAGAAACCGGCAGCAACCGCGAAATTGTGTGGGTGCACGGCAGCCGCAATACCAAAGTGCACGCCTTCCGCGAGCCGGTAGCCAAACTGACCGCCCACCACAGCAACGTGCAGAAGCACATCTTCTACGATCAGCTGGAACCCAATCTGGCCGTGGTAGAAGGCCATTACGAGGGCATCGTGGACCTGCAGAAGCTCAATGGCGGCTCGTTGCTACGCGAAGCTGACTACTACGTGTGTGGCCCAGCTCCCTTCATTCGTAAGCAAATGAAGGACCTGGCTGCCCTAGGCGTATCGCGCGAGGCCATCCACTTTGAGGAGTTTGGGCCCGCTACACTGACCGCCTAA